A single window of Micrococcaceae bacterium Sec5.1 DNA harbors:
- a CDS encoding glycoside hydrolase family 2 TIM barrel-domain containing protein, with translation MESTSSALFAGTSYITHRGPGFGNRLPARSWLRSDAPTIPLNGLWRFRLLPGAPGTPGGRGVLPAGEQVEGVADEGLDDSGWDEIPVPSHWVLEGEGRYGRPIYTNVQFPFPTEPPHVPDENPTGDYRRTFTIPADWASAERIVLRFDGVESRYKVWVNGTVIGVGTGSRLAQEFDVTEAIRPGENVLAVRVHQWSASSYVEDQDQWWMPGIFRDVTLQARPQAGIDDVWLRTPFEGTSDSGSGIIDAEIAAAPAAYPVRFRVPELDVDVTWETPADVAPVAIAAVEPWSAEVPRLYAATISSQGETVSLKIGFRTVEIKGDQFLVNGRRVVFHGVNRHETHPDRGRVFDEDFARADLAMMKQFNVNAIRTSHYPPHPRLLDLADEMGFWVILECDLETHGFERHRWAGNPSDDPAWREALVDRMERTVERDKNHPSIVMWSLGNEAGTGANLAAMSAWTHARDSSRPVHYEGDYTGAYTDVYSRMYSSIPETEAIGRNDSGSLLLGCSAAESARQRSKPFILCEYVHAMGNGPGAIDQYEDLVDRYPRLHGGFVWEWRDHGIRTTTADGTEFFAYGGDFGEVVHDGNFVMDGMVLSDSTPSPGLFEFKQIVAPLRLGFETAVTDGVTRPLLTVANLRHSADASDVVLRWRTETDGEPTASGTFDVVTSAGGQLAAGDSTVMELPESAVRALSKVKAGEQWLTVEVALRKDTAWAPAGHVISTAQLDCTAQLDFTAPAARRPTKAPRPLSSAGRGETGAAGGLTLGPAQFEDGRLVALAGLPVSGPRLELWRAPTDNDRGSNFGSYDLGDPWLNNGNGVPAPSNQSVWLKAGLDRLTARVEKVVQADDCVFVTTRYAAADTAHSVSVDEQWQVSGGELWLRLDIAPSSGWNIVWPRLGVRFDLPGSVDGASWFGTGPRESYPDSMHAALVGRYSAAIDELGVNYARPQETGHRSAVRSLELHNGTDPWVTFHALPDSRDRLPGFTLSRHTAQEVTGAAHPHELPQSRNSFLYLDAAQHGLGSRACGPDVWPDFALKPEARTMVFRIAAAG, from the coding sequence GTGGAATCGACATCCTCGGCCTTGTTTGCCGGTACTTCCTACATCACCCATCGTGGCCCCGGCTTCGGCAATCGGCTGCCAGCCCGCTCCTGGCTGCGGAGTGACGCGCCCACGATCCCACTCAACGGCTTGTGGAGATTCCGGTTGCTGCCCGGTGCGCCCGGAACGCCCGGCGGCAGGGGAGTCCTGCCCGCCGGCGAGCAGGTAGAAGGAGTCGCTGATGAAGGTCTGGACGATTCCGGTTGGGATGAAATCCCGGTTCCTTCCCACTGGGTCCTGGAAGGTGAGGGCCGCTATGGCCGCCCCATCTACACCAACGTCCAGTTCCCTTTTCCCACCGAGCCACCCCACGTGCCGGACGAGAATCCAACGGGCGACTACCGTCGGACCTTCACCATTCCTGCTGACTGGGCAAGTGCGGAGAGGATCGTCTTGCGCTTTGACGGGGTGGAATCCCGCTACAAAGTGTGGGTCAACGGCACAGTAATCGGCGTCGGCACGGGAAGCCGGCTTGCCCAGGAATTCGACGTCACCGAGGCAATCCGGCCCGGGGAAAACGTCCTCGCCGTCCGCGTCCATCAGTGGTCTGCTTCGAGCTACGTCGAGGACCAGGACCAGTGGTGGATGCCGGGCATCTTCCGCGACGTCACGCTTCAGGCCCGTCCTCAAGCAGGTATCGACGACGTCTGGTTGCGGACCCCATTTGAAGGCACCAGCGACTCCGGTTCAGGCATCATCGACGCCGAAATTGCCGCTGCTCCCGCTGCCTATCCTGTGCGCTTCCGCGTTCCCGAGCTCGATGTTGATGTCACGTGGGAAACTCCGGCGGATGTCGCCCCGGTGGCGATTGCCGCCGTCGAACCCTGGTCCGCGGAAGTGCCGCGACTGTACGCGGCGACGATCTCAAGCCAAGGTGAAACGGTCTCGTTGAAGATTGGCTTCCGTACCGTGGAGATCAAGGGAGACCAATTCCTGGTGAACGGGCGGCGGGTGGTGTTCCACGGCGTCAACCGGCACGAGACGCACCCGGACCGTGGCCGCGTCTTCGACGAAGATTTTGCCCGCGCCGATCTGGCCATGATGAAGCAGTTCAACGTCAATGCCATCCGCACCAGCCATTACCCGCCGCATCCGCGCCTGCTGGATCTCGCGGATGAAATGGGTTTTTGGGTGATCCTTGAATGCGATCTTGAAACACATGGCTTTGAGCGGCACCGCTGGGCCGGAAATCCCAGTGACGATCCCGCCTGGCGTGAGGCGTTGGTGGACAGGATGGAGCGCACCGTTGAGCGGGACAAGAACCACCCCTCAATCGTCATGTGGTCCTTGGGTAACGAGGCAGGAACAGGCGCCAACCTCGCGGCCATGTCCGCCTGGACCCACGCGCGAGACTCCAGCCGTCCCGTGCACTACGAGGGCGACTACACCGGCGCGTACACCGACGTCTACTCGCGCATGTACTCCTCCATCCCCGAAACCGAAGCCATTGGCCGCAACGATTCCGGCTCGCTCCTGCTCGGCTGCTCAGCCGCGGAATCGGCGCGCCAACGCAGCAAACCGTTCATCCTCTGCGAGTACGTGCATGCAATGGGCAACGGTCCCGGTGCGATCGACCAATATGAGGACCTGGTGGACCGCTACCCGCGGCTGCATGGAGGCTTCGTGTGGGAATGGCGGGACCACGGGATCCGCACCACCACCGCTGATGGCACAGAGTTCTTCGCCTACGGGGGCGACTTCGGTGAGGTTGTCCACGACGGCAATTTCGTCATGGACGGCATGGTTCTTTCGGATTCGACGCCCAGTCCGGGACTATTCGAGTTCAAACAGATCGTGGCGCCCCTCCGCTTGGGTTTCGAAACAGCCGTCACCGACGGCGTGACCCGCCCCTTGCTCACAGTCGCCAACCTGCGGCACTCGGCGGACGCGTCCGACGTCGTCCTTCGCTGGCGCACCGAAACGGACGGCGAGCCGACCGCGTCCGGAACGTTCGACGTCGTGACCTCCGCTGGCGGTCAACTCGCTGCCGGTGACTCCACAGTTATGGAGCTGCCGGAGTCGGCGGTGCGGGCACTCAGTAAGGTGAAGGCCGGCGAACAGTGGCTCACCGTTGAGGTTGCCCTGCGCAAGGACACCGCGTGGGCACCTGCTGGACATGTCATTTCCACTGCGCAGCTCGATTGCACTGCGCAGTTGGATTTCACTGCACCTGCTGCCAGGCGTCCCACTAAGGCCCCGCGACCACTGTCGTCGGCTGGGCGCGGGGAGACCGGGGCGGCCGGGGGCTTAACTCTGGGACCTGCCCAGTTCGAGGATGGGCGGCTCGTTGCCCTGGCTGGACTGCCGGTATCCGGCCCGCGCCTGGAGTTGTGGCGAGCACCAACGGACAATGATCGAGGTTCGAATTTCGGCAGCTACGACCTCGGCGACCCCTGGCTCAACAATGGCAACGGCGTCCCGGCTCCGTCCAATCAGAGTGTGTGGCTCAAGGCGGGTCTTGATAGGTTGACGGCCCGCGTCGAGAAAGTGGTGCAGGCCGACGACTGCGTGTTCGTCACCACCCGTTATGCCGCCGCGGACACCGCACATTCTGTTTCCGTGGACGAGCAGTGGCAGGTGTCCGGGGGAGAGCTGTGGCTGCGCTTGGACATTGCACCCAGCTCGGGTTGGAATATCGTGTGGCCTCGCCTGGGAGTGCGGTTTGACCTGCCCGGATCAGTGGACGGAGCCTCCTGGTTCGGGACAGGACCCCGGGAATCGTATCCCGACAGCATGCATGCTGCCCTGGTGGGCCGCTACTCGGCGGCAATCGACGAGCTCGGCGTGAATTATGCCCGGCCGCAGGAGACCGGGCACAGGAGTGCGGTCCGATCCTTGGAACTGCACAACGGTACGGATCCCTGGGTGACGTTCCACGCACTTCCCGATTCCAGGGATCGACTCCCTGGCTTCACCTTGTCCCGGCATACGGCGCAGGAGGTCACAGGCGCGGCCCATCCACATGAATTGCCGCAGAGCCGGAACAGCTTCCTCTACCTCGACGCAGCACAGCACGGACTGGGCTCCAGGGCCTGCGGACCCGACGTTTGGCCGGATTTCGCCCTCAAACCCGAAGCCCGAACCATGGTGTTCAGGATCGCGGCCGCCGGCTAG
- a CDS encoding M23 family metallopeptidase yields the protein MASTSAAPSDLQLHNASAIMVAAQKLGLPSDAQILGVQAALGESSLENKDFGDSAGPDSRGLFQQRANGAWGSYADRMDPFISATSFFLALKGIKDWQLLPSTLAIHQVQHNQDPDHYTKYRELAQKIVGFLSSQGPLTFPCSSGSGSWQTSVGSAESLHVRPGPGTLMSPLVNLRPSSPFGLRTSPITGAPGEFHTGQDFAAPCGTPVHSADDGYVREVGWHAWGGGNRIEIDHGNGLITTYNHLQASAVRKGQVVQAGDVIGLVGSTGSSTGCHLHFETIVNGVLVNPSSWSLIPLDRESSVDLLRLTSYSPATGTTPVGELPVWSLGGALGEQATSAPATATPSTPEPATTPTVTPTPTATAEPTPTATATPTPTPTASPTPTTTATPTPTASPTPTPTTAPTATPTSEPTATPTATPTPSSEPTPSLTPTATAAPTATITATPSTGPTPTPTNTTTPTTGPTPTPTITATPTPTP from the coding sequence GTGGCGTCCACCAGCGCCGCTCCTTCGGACCTCCAACTCCACAATGCTTCGGCCATCATGGTGGCGGCCCAAAAACTGGGCCTTCCCTCGGATGCCCAAATCCTTGGGGTACAGGCCGCGCTTGGCGAATCTTCCCTGGAAAACAAGGACTTCGGCGATAGCGCCGGCCCCGACTCCCGCGGGTTGTTCCAACAGCGGGCCAACGGGGCATGGGGCTCTTATGCCGATCGCATGGATCCGTTCATCAGCGCAACCAGTTTCTTCCTGGCTCTGAAGGGCATCAAGGACTGGCAGCTTCTGCCTTCCACCCTGGCCATCCACCAGGTACAGCACAACCAGGATCCCGACCACTACACCAAGTACCGGGAGCTGGCCCAGAAGATCGTGGGTTTCCTGAGCTCCCAAGGTCCGCTGACATTCCCTTGTTCCAGCGGCAGCGGCTCGTGGCAAACGTCCGTTGGCAGCGCTGAGTCCCTTCACGTACGGCCAGGACCAGGCACTTTAATGTCCCCACTGGTGAATCTGCGCCCCAGCTCACCCTTCGGGCTGCGCACCAGTCCCATCACGGGTGCCCCTGGTGAATTTCATACCGGGCAGGACTTCGCGGCGCCCTGTGGAACCCCGGTTCATTCTGCCGACGACGGCTACGTCCGCGAGGTGGGCTGGCATGCCTGGGGCGGGGGCAACCGAATCGAGATCGATCACGGCAACGGGCTTATCACCACGTACAACCACCTGCAGGCGAGCGCCGTGCGCAAAGGGCAGGTAGTCCAAGCCGGGGACGTCATCGGATTGGTCGGCTCCACTGGTTCGTCGACTGGATGCCACCTTCATTTTGAAACAATTGTGAATGGCGTGCTGGTGAACCCATCATCGTGGAGCTTGATTCCGTTGGATAGGGAGTCGTCCGTGGATCTGCTCAGGCTCACGAGCTACTCACCAGCAACAGGAACGACGCCGGTTGGCGAACTTCCGGTGTGGTCGCTCGGCGGCGCGCTTGGCGAGCAGGCGACGTCGGCCCCCGCGACGGCCACGCCGTCGACTCCCGAACCTGCAACGACCCCAACGGTTACGCCCACGCCTACTGCAACGGCGGAGCCCACACCAACTGCGACTGCTACGCCGACGCCGACCCCAACGGCTAGCCCGACCCCCACCACTACGGCCACGCCGACTCCAACCGCTTCGCCCACGCCGACCCCAACGACCGCGCCGACGGCAACTCCAACCAGTGAACCTACCGCGACGCCCACGGCTACCCCAACGCCCTCATCCGAACCCACGCCGTCGCTCACTCCGACAGCCACGGCCGCTCCCACCGCAACCATCACGGCGACCCCAAGTACAGGGCCAACGCCGACTCCAACCAACACGACGACCCCGACTACCGGGCCCACACCGACTCCAACCATCACGGCCACGCCCACTCCAACGCCCTGA
- a CDS encoding AAA family ATPase — MVTPSVKPAIDRAPGISKEIEDAAWYVLGPALQGRPSALDGRTLTWTADAAGELLERLERGVEDSKAPMMTNLRQNLEGASREAKLLAVELLFLQSLPLAHEVKSLRVKRARVAEAASWVEPAIELPEQLYEGMTDHGVIRDRTAEFNWTIWDHLKWLCRFVAHVDSQSTETINQSLADPLKFHELAVGTPEDQPALRRSIEYLVWPSYFEPVVADVERREIRDAFASLVGGAGGDTEEDVTADIHRIRLHLDEQAGQRIDWYARQLVSQWRKVGDPGRRSWLLRTHHDNADLLAAWVAEEKATLDVEHLRSLTAGVTAGVVQHAVDEDYKHLGYVEREDTKTAVFAFLTVMKPGDLTLYQNAGRVRVGVVLGEPEHHEDNRRIRRKVRWFDDSYAITELPRHAQRQLSTPGIIVDVTRVIQALQELLPVEAETDGEDEAPPTAVVEVVQQGFRPLTEEFASSLHMDLEPLKEIAELLEENRQLVLYGPPGTGKTYLAKHLAAELAGDSTDERVKLVQFHPSYAYEDFFEGYRPDKTDDGQVSFKLVAGPLRRLAEEAAKPENAHKPYFLIIDEMNRANLAKVFGELYFLLEYRDDRIYLQYSPNEPFSLPDNLYIIGTMNTADRSIAMMDAAIRRRFAFIELHPKVEPVRGSLRRFLQARGLDTLNADLLDALNDAIDDWDRDLMIGPSYFMKNAAQNPTGLRRIWKYELMPLLEEHYHGQLNRAQLEERFGLDQLLGRLAAR, encoded by the coding sequence ATGGTGACCCCCTCCGTGAAGCCTGCCATTGACCGCGCCCCCGGAATCTCCAAGGAGATCGAGGACGCGGCCTGGTATGTGCTGGGCCCGGCCCTCCAAGGAAGACCGTCAGCGCTGGACGGACGCACGCTGACGTGGACGGCAGACGCGGCCGGGGAGCTGCTTGAACGCCTTGAGCGCGGGGTGGAAGATTCCAAAGCCCCCATGATGACCAATCTCCGGCAAAACCTCGAAGGCGCGTCCCGCGAGGCCAAGCTGCTGGCAGTGGAGCTGCTCTTCCTTCAGTCCTTGCCGCTGGCCCACGAGGTCAAGTCCCTCAGGGTGAAGCGTGCCCGCGTGGCCGAAGCTGCCTCCTGGGTGGAACCGGCCATCGAGTTGCCGGAACAGCTCTACGAGGGCATGACGGACCACGGCGTGATCCGCGACCGTACCGCGGAGTTCAACTGGACCATTTGGGACCACCTGAAATGGCTGTGCCGCTTTGTTGCGCACGTGGACAGCCAGAGCACGGAAACCATCAACCAGTCCCTTGCCGATCCTTTGAAGTTCCATGAGCTTGCGGTCGGAACACCGGAGGACCAGCCGGCCCTGCGTCGCAGTATTGAGTATTTGGTGTGGCCCAGCTACTTCGAGCCCGTGGTGGCCGACGTGGAGCGCCGGGAGATTCGTGACGCTTTCGCTTCGCTCGTTGGTGGCGCCGGGGGCGATACCGAAGAGGACGTCACCGCGGACATCCATCGGATCCGGCTGCACCTGGACGAACAAGCCGGCCAGCGCATCGATTGGTACGCACGCCAGCTGGTCAGCCAATGGCGCAAGGTGGGAGACCCCGGCCGCAGATCCTGGTTGCTGCGTACGCATCACGACAACGCTGATTTGCTGGCCGCGTGGGTTGCTGAAGAGAAAGCCACGCTGGATGTCGAGCACCTTCGCTCGCTCACTGCCGGAGTCACTGCGGGCGTGGTCCAGCATGCCGTGGACGAGGACTACAAACACCTGGGCTACGTAGAGCGCGAGGACACTAAAACCGCGGTCTTCGCCTTCCTCACGGTAATGAAACCCGGCGACCTTACGCTCTACCAGAACGCCGGACGCGTTCGGGTGGGAGTCGTTCTTGGCGAGCCCGAACACCATGAGGACAACCGGCGTATCCGCCGCAAGGTCCGCTGGTTCGATGACAGCTACGCCATCACCGAACTTCCGCGCCATGCGCAGCGGCAATTGTCCACACCCGGCATCATCGTGGATGTCACCCGGGTTATTCAGGCGCTGCAGGAACTCCTGCCGGTAGAAGCCGAAACCGACGGCGAGGACGAAGCGCCGCCCACCGCCGTCGTCGAGGTTGTCCAGCAAGGTTTCCGGCCGTTGACGGAAGAGTTCGCGTCGTCCCTCCACATGGACCTCGAGCCGCTGAAGGAGATCGCCGAACTGCTCGAAGAGAACCGCCAATTGGTTCTTTATGGTCCGCCAGGGACCGGCAAAACGTACCTGGCCAAGCACCTCGCTGCCGAGCTGGCAGGGGACAGCACCGATGAACGAGTGAAGCTGGTGCAGTTCCATCCGTCGTATGCGTACGAAGATTTCTTTGAGGGCTACCGGCCGGACAAGACCGACGACGGACAGGTCTCCTTCAAGCTTGTGGCCGGGCCGTTGCGTCGGCTCGCGGAGGAAGCTGCCAAGCCGGAGAACGCGCACAAGCCGTACTTTCTGATCATCGATGAGATGAACCGTGCCAACCTGGCCAAGGTCTTCGGCGAGCTGTACTTCCTGCTCGAGTACCGTGACGACCGCATTTACCTGCAGTACAGCCCCAACGAGCCCTTCAGCCTGCCGGACAACCTGTACATCATCGGCACCATGAACACCGCTGACCGCTCCATCGCCATGATGGATGCCGCCATCCGTCGTCGTTTCGCCTTCATCGAACTCCATCCGAAGGTGGAACCGGTCAGGGGATCGCTGCGGCGCTTCCTTCAAGCGCGTGGTTTGGACACCCTCAACGCGGATCTCCTGGACGCTCTCAACGACGCCATCGACGACTGGGACCGCGACCTGATGATCGGGCCGTCCTACTTCATGAAGAACGCTGCCCAAAACCCCACAGGTCTGCGCCGCATCTGGAAGTACGAGCTCATGCCGTTGCTGGAGGAGCACTATCACGGGCAACTGAACCGCGCGCAGCTAGAGGAACGCTTCGGCCTGGACCAATTGCTGGGACGACTTGCTGCCCGCTAA
- a CDS encoding restriction endonuclease: MDELSRGVVDKLDPPTAAFINASGLAKASPIGMGLYRIEPVGKVGSVRTSTVQLEVRPKDRLGLSRLLFLLSYAGDQGFRDHSVEAIEHPDLWSALAESLAQLADRALSRGVLQGYLTIDESLRTVKGRIRISDQISRRPGMMVPLEVSYDEFTEDIAENRILRAALERMGKVPGVRADVLSRLRQLKGKLDAVTRLQSGAPLPPWRANRMNLRYHAVLRLSEVILRNASAEAGEGKQQTASFVVDMAQVFEEFVGTALRHAMSAYPGEMRLQYGAMLNEAVRDSDRLTVRPDAVHFLGGRPVVVYDSKYTAAGDAGASLNADHYQLLAYCTALRVPTAWLVYAGPGEMKLRRILNTDIDIVEYPLDLSLPPSEILAAVADLAEQSWGEVVRQAVAGRTASD; this comes from the coding sequence ATGGACGAGCTCTCACGCGGAGTCGTTGACAAACTCGACCCCCCAACGGCTGCGTTCATCAATGCCAGTGGGCTGGCCAAGGCCTCACCGATTGGCATGGGGCTCTACCGGATCGAACCCGTTGGCAAGGTCGGATCGGTAAGGACTTCCACTGTCCAGCTTGAGGTCCGCCCCAAAGACCGGCTTGGCCTGAGTCGTTTGCTTTTCCTCCTCAGCTACGCCGGTGATCAAGGGTTCCGCGACCACTCCGTGGAAGCCATTGAGCATCCAGATCTCTGGAGCGCCCTGGCCGAGTCGCTGGCCCAGCTGGCCGACCGCGCCCTGAGCCGCGGCGTCCTTCAGGGCTACCTCACCATCGATGAATCGCTCCGCACCGTCAAAGGCCGCATCCGCATCTCGGACCAGATCTCCCGCAGGCCCGGAATGATGGTGCCTTTGGAAGTGTCCTACGACGAATTCACTGAGGACATCGCCGAAAACCGCATCCTCCGCGCCGCCTTGGAACGGATGGGAAAGGTGCCCGGTGTCCGGGCCGACGTCCTGAGCCGCTTGCGCCAGCTCAAGGGAAAGCTCGACGCCGTCACCCGCCTTCAGTCCGGAGCTCCACTGCCGCCGTGGCGGGCCAACCGAATGAACCTCAGGTACCACGCCGTTCTGCGGCTCTCGGAGGTCATCCTGCGCAATGCCTCGGCCGAGGCCGGAGAAGGGAAGCAGCAGACGGCGTCCTTCGTGGTGGATATGGCACAAGTTTTCGAGGAGTTCGTGGGCACGGCCTTGCGCCACGCGATGAGTGCCTACCCAGGGGAGATGCGCCTCCAATATGGAGCGATGCTCAATGAGGCTGTCCGGGACTCTGATCGCCTGACCGTTCGCCCCGACGCCGTCCATTTCCTGGGCGGCAGGCCGGTGGTGGTCTACGACTCCAAGTACACAGCGGCAGGCGACGCCGGCGCTTCACTGAACGCGGACCATTACCAATTGCTGGCGTACTGCACCGCACTAAGGGTCCCGACTGCGTGGCTTGTCTATGCCGGGCCTGGGGAGATGAAGCTGCGCAGGATCCTGAACACGGACATTGACATCGTGGAGTATCCCCTGGACCTGTCACTGCCGCCGTCGGAGATCCTGGCCGCCGTGGCGGACCTTGCGGAACAATCCTGGGGCGAGGTTGTGCGTCAGGCTGTGGCGGGACGAACGGCGTCGGACTAG
- a CDS encoding PLDc N-terminal domain-containing protein, translating into MARRKSWRDMSKGQRIMLIVSGAINMALLGAAQRSIGKTPDSRIRGKKAVWRAVSFINFFGPVSYFLFGRRRDAAVAGSAGAAR; encoded by the coding sequence ATGGCTCGCAGGAAATCGTGGCGCGATATGAGCAAGGGCCAGCGGATCATGCTCATCGTCAGCGGAGCCATCAATATGGCCCTGCTCGGTGCGGCGCAGCGGAGCATCGGCAAGACCCCCGATTCCAGAATCAGGGGAAAGAAGGCGGTGTGGCGTGCTGTTTCGTTCATCAACTTCTTCGGACCGGTGAGCTACTTCCTCTTCGGCCGCCGTCGTGATGCCGCCGTAGCGGGGAGCGCGGGCGCAGCGCGTTAA
- a CDS encoding PAS domain-containing sensor histidine kinase, whose product MTRPTTWDLGEKKKLLVFRRSFHEHTLRMRVVLSQLPLSVCVCISAILVWLFFPATLENPLFLLFLLSQAFLLAVCVIVPWHRLPFPSFLAIPILDMVSISFGREGGQESLTGLSVLVVLPVIWLCASGLYPRLAIAMSFVGPLCIVWAPLFVNGSLTERDLTKPLLFPILMLGIGVSVSVLTLSMVRQQRALEQKDEELKKALDIRTKQERLLNTVMEALPLGVVAVDGDGHDILMNRRQRHTHSLATPAGNDDPNESQLLVFDQDRTTPLPVDRRPVRRAVLGERFTDQLVWLGSGAEQRAFTTSARPMVDDAGNFAGSVVVFSDVTDLVNALAAKDDFVANVSHEFRTPLTSILGYVELLLDDPRSLDTSSRRQLDIVRRNAERLLTLVSDLLAVRSGHMIIQPHTVDVAELVRGSVSSAGPRAAKAGIRLSMDVPDSLEAHVDSSRIAQVLDNLVSNAIKYSPQGADVEVAAWEDQEFVFCRVSDTGMGMTQEEQSEAFTKFFRAGGVRNSTIPGVGLGLPISKAIVEAHGGTITLESEPGRGTTFLVKMPA is encoded by the coding sequence CACCCTGCGAATGAGGGTGGTTCTCAGCCAATTGCCGCTGTCTGTCTGTGTCTGCATTTCGGCGATTCTGGTGTGGCTCTTTTTCCCGGCCACCCTCGAGAATCCCCTGTTTCTCCTCTTCCTGCTGAGTCAGGCATTCCTGTTAGCGGTGTGCGTCATTGTGCCTTGGCACCGGCTCCCGTTCCCCAGCTTCCTGGCGATACCGATCCTGGACATGGTCTCGATTTCCTTCGGCAGGGAAGGAGGGCAGGAATCGCTCACGGGACTCAGCGTCCTGGTGGTCCTGCCCGTCATTTGGCTCTGTGCATCCGGCCTGTACCCAAGACTGGCCATTGCCATGTCATTCGTGGGTCCGCTTTGCATCGTGTGGGCCCCCTTGTTCGTCAATGGATCACTAACGGAGCGGGACCTCACTAAACCCCTGCTCTTCCCCATCCTGATGCTTGGCATCGGCGTGTCCGTGAGCGTGCTGACGCTAAGCATGGTCCGCCAGCAGCGGGCCTTGGAGCAAAAGGACGAGGAGCTAAAGAAAGCCCTGGACATCAGAACCAAACAGGAACGGCTGCTCAACACCGTCATGGAAGCCCTGCCGCTGGGTGTGGTGGCCGTGGATGGCGACGGTCATGACATCCTCATGAACCGCCGCCAAAGACACACGCACTCCCTGGCAACTCCTGCAGGCAACGACGATCCGAACGAATCCCAGCTGCTCGTCTTCGACCAGGACAGGACCACGCCGTTGCCCGTCGACCGCCGTCCAGTCCGGCGCGCGGTTCTGGGCGAAAGGTTCACAGACCAGCTCGTGTGGCTTGGTTCCGGAGCAGAGCAGCGTGCCTTCACCACAAGTGCCCGCCCCATGGTTGACGACGCCGGGAACTTCGCCGGCTCGGTCGTCGTCTTCAGCGACGTCACGGACCTGGTAAATGCCCTGGCCGCCAAGGACGACTTCGTGGCCAACGTCTCCCACGAATTCCGAACGCCGCTGACGTCCATCCTTGGTTATGTGGAGCTTCTGCTGGATGATCCCCGGTCCCTCGATACTTCCTCGCGCAGGCAGCTGGATATCGTCCGGCGGAACGCCGAAAGGTTGCTTACCCTGGTGTCCGATTTGTTGGCAGTGCGGTCGGGCCACATGATCATTCAGCCGCACACAGTGGACGTGGCTGAGCTGGTGCGGGGAAGTGTGAGTTCTGCCGGTCCCCGCGCTGCCAAGGCGGGCATCCGGTTGTCCATGGATGTCCCTGACTCTTTGGAAGCCCATGTGGACTCCTCACGCATAGCCCAGGTCCTGGACAACCTGGTATCAAACGCCATCAAGTACTCCCCCCAGGGCGCAGACGTAGAAGTAGCCGCGTGGGAGGATCAGGAATTCGTGTTCTGCCGTGTGTCCGATACCGGCATGGGCATGACCCAAGAAGAGCAGTCCGAGGCGTTCACCAAGTTCTTCCGTGCCGGCGGCGTACGCAACAGCACCATTCCCGGCGTCGGGCTTGGACTGCCCATCAGCAAAGCGATCGTCGAAGCGCATGGCGGAACCATCACACTGGAAAGCGAACCCGGCCGGGGCACAACCTTCCTCGTGAAGATGCCCGCCTAA